Below is a window of Ricinus communis isolate WT05 ecotype wild-type unplaced genomic scaffold, ASM1957865v1 Ctg15, whole genome shotgun sequence DNA.
ATGTACTTTTCACTGTACAATATTCCATTGAGCCCTAGTCAGCTTTGCTCTATTGGTTAGTGCTAATGGCCAAAACTGACCTCAAAGCTCACTTTTGATCCAGTCACAAATTCTGCACTTTCTAATGTGCTATTAACTCTATATTTTCAGCCTTGTGGTATTGTATCTGATGACATGCCAGAATCTTCCATTCTTTCTGCAGCTTCATTTGCCTGAGGAGAGAGAGGTTTCAAGCATTAGATTCTAAAAGGGCAAAGCTGTAGGATCTGAACTGCCTAAAGTTTGCaatgctttcttttttctttaaattctttttacttgTTTCGCCCAATCCGTGCGAACTGCGATGCTAAAGAGGAGGAACACTTGAAGAAAAAGTGCAGATATGATCCCCAGCCATAGCCCCTGCATAGAACATTATcagtagaatatatactaagAGGAAAAGTGGATGGCATGTCATCCATGTATTATTAATATGGCATAGAAACATTAGCTAATAACCTGAGCCTTCATCTGAGTAAAGAAAGCTAGTATTACAGCACAAGGAATGCCCACAAGATAAAATGAAACCAGATTAACATATGCACCAAGCTTCTGCCAACCGCATCCTCTAGCAATGCCTGGATCTccaaagaaaggaaaatgaaagaagaagaagaagaaggctAAAAAACACTGGGTAAATAGCTCTGTCGGTCACTTAACTTTGGCTTTTATTTCGAAATAGTACCGTAACTATATTAGCATTCACATAAGAGAATTTCTTACATGGATACTGATGTGGCTTTTCAATGGAGAATATTGTTAAAGCTTCTCCTTTTAGACACCGTGTTAGCAAATAATAATCTTACATTTACAAGTAATCTTCaacagaaacaaaaaaagaagtttggttattgaaaagaaaacaaattgaaaCTAAGGTACCATtctaaaataaaccaaaatcaGGTGACCAATAATGCAGTTTAGCCTAAGAAATTGGACTGATGATTGATCAAGGTATTCCAACCTGAAAGAACACTCTGGATTGCATCTAAGAAGCTGGAGGCAGCAAGGAAAGGCATCATGGCTGCTACGTTTTGTATTACTTGTTTCTTATTGCTATAGACATGACCCCAAATTCTGCGAATCACTACCATGAGTAGCCCTACCAGAATACCCTCTCCAAGGGCCATGCACAACACTACTCTTGCTGCTAAACTTGCAGCTTGTGGATTGCCAGCTCCAAGTTCGTTGGCAACTCTTGTGCTATAAAAAGAGTTAGATGTGCATGTTAACAATAATTAGGAGAAGCCTTGAATTATGTGTTGTTAGGGTTTAATTTCACAAGTAGTCACTCAATCTgtcatttttcaatttaaattgattaagTAGCAAGAGGATTCTCTcctgaagaaaaaaaaagattttaaatttaaattcttttttcttcactGAATGAATTAtcagatataaataaattaataattaaattaaatttaatattataaaaaattgttgCAAATCTCAAATAggaaattcaaatattttagtaaaaaataagagagttatAAAGTTCAGTTAATTAACTGACCTGACAGCAGCGCTGAGTCCAAAAGGGATCATCCAGACCAATCCAAATGTGTTAATGCTGGAAAGAAGcaaacaaatattaattttcttaatgattatataattcattaacatctctttaaaataaatatgcaccAACCATATAGAAAGCACTGAAGTTTGTAACTTTGGATTGGGAAGCAAGCCAGAGAGAAGAACCACTATCTCAAAAGTCCACACCTTCAAGCTGCGCAAAAATCATGGTAATCATTGCCTGAAGAGCATTAAAACATGGGTAGTTCATATGTCAATACACTCATGGTTTAAATGATAGGTTAATGGAGATAAATTAACACAAGTTATTCATTGCATATGGAGTAGATAATATCAATCCAAATCTCCTTAGATTAGTAAGATTTCTTTACTCTTGGAGGTAGAAGTTTCATATTCCAAATCTTCTGTGGCGTTAATTTTCTACAAAATAAGAACTAGATCCATAGTGATTCATCTAAAAAATTCATCTTTTATAACACTAACAATGATTATATactaatcatatttctaattaaaaaaataataaatttggaaatatagataatttatgaattgtgATTTAATTCTCGGCCagtgaaacaattacaatgaTCCTACAATTCAAAAAGATAagttttaatatgaaatattttacatACACAAACAATAAACCATTGAATATAATGCCCTTCAGTAGTGCCATGAATTCCCTggctcaaaaagaaaattcccaaagttttcaatttagtccccctaaaatttgatattgttgccttataatttttttcatatccCTTCTAACTATACAAGTATATCTCAAAATCTCTGCCTCTGGACATGTTCTTAAAAGATGGAAATAACATTTGCAAAAGAGCAACTTACCATAGCATAAGGGCTGAGGGGAAGGCAATTTTCAGGAAATTGGGGATATTGTGGAGGGCTTGCTTGGAAAATCCAATCCATGTTATGTTGCAAGAAGTAGAGAACTTAATATAAAGTACTAAAACCAAAACATTTATCCAGTAAGAAATGGCATTTGCCAAAGCAGCTCCTCTACTTCCAAGGCCAGATTTGAACACCAAAGCCCAACAAACCAACACATGGATCAAAGTTGTAAGGCCAGAACTCAACATCATTGGAAAGACATTGTTTTGGGTTTGTAAGAAAATGACAAGACATTGAAGAAGACCATATGCAAAGAGGCCTGGAATCATGAAACAGGCATACACTCCTGCTTCTTGTGAAATTTCAGGATCTTGGTGCAAAGCAACTAAAATATGTCTTGTGTTTGCCCAAATGATGGCAAGGCATACACTAATGAAGGAAAGCACAAGCATAGCTCTTTGCGTGTGTATGCCAAGCATATGATATTGCTTTGCTCCATATGACTGCCCACACAAGGTATCCAATCCACTAGCCATTCCCATCTGATCAATCAAACAAGAGCAATTACTTTAGATTAACTTAGTACTTCAGATCCATTTGGgattgtttcttttcttttccttaaatCATAGACtgattgttttaatatttttataagcttttttttttttttttatcaaaccagcattataaaaaataaaatcaaaaatcaatttacctgtttttttcttctaaaagcTGTTTTCAaacttagaaaaattataaacaataatatatgtttttttccTTGCACAATATATGCCAtactttgaaaataaaagttaattttgtttataatttaagtTTTGCTAAACTTTAGCACTCCCTTGATCTTCTctaaacaatataataattgttCTCCACAAGAATTTATCTATGCAAAACATGGTGAGATGCATAAGGTCATACCCTTCAACATTCCCCACATCCCAcgcaattatatttattcagttaataaatatacaaataatatttCCAATCCCAACCCAGGTGCCATGcaaataacaaaaattcacattcaaattaaatacaGTTAGTTTATTCATGCGTTTTGCACGaccgttattattatcttgattataaaattaaatttatagatataatttaataaatttttaaatatttataatactctaaaaaataataacaaactaactatttttaaatatttgtaatttttaaaatttttattagtgaaataatataaaaattatttttaaaatatttatttattaattctaatattatataaattatcagcgtaattgatattactattttttaaatttaaaaattattatgtaactaaaaattaatttattagtgaatataatatttaaaaatattatttttataagtagaataattatctaattaaaaaattaatttatagttaatataatattaaatataattagttttagaataatcattatctaagtagaaaattaatcattatCTTTTCAGAAAACTAATgcttatctaattagaaaactaatttattattaatatgttattttttaaaattagaataagtatttaattagaaatgtaacttattaaacaataaattaatagaaaaactataaaattatatataagcttGAATtccatgtgtcaaaaatagtacatatgtcaaaataaaaattttatgtgtcaaaaattaagtatacatgttaaaaaaatttaggtttcagaaattatatatatatgtagctTTCACTTTGTTACAATAAATGTATGAaattgtaactaaataattattaaattttaattataataatattgataaacttTTTCGATTAGTATGTAATACATGTACAGTTAtcaaattttacattttataataaaaagtactagacttttatttataactatatagttaataaaatttaatttgaataatattaataaatttttttaacacatataaataatatagcatttaaaaaagaatattctaaaaatatatttttttcttaacttCACATCATCAATGatactttataaaaaataatttatgtcaTTAAATCTAGTCAACATTGGACACATTAAGACTTATTAATAccctaaaattaaaaaagtaaagtttaatgattatttaattataagaaataaattttatatatgattatttaattataagaaataaattttatatttttattacaaagtGTAAATTTGATGATCGCTCgcattatttattctttaaatgtATTGAAAAACTCcactaatattaataacaccaaaatttattaactatttaattacatattaaaattttagcacAAAATTTAGTACCCTTCAAAatgaatgaattttttttacccAAAATTGGGTCCCAAATgtataaagtaattaaattaatttggatCCCATATGTGAGAAGTATTAAGAAGGTTCAAAACTCCTACATATAATTTAGCtgtgaattgattgattaatcCAAAAGGAGAATATGTGGATGTATATTGCAGGTTAAATGTCatgcaaattaaaaaaaagaaccaaAACAGAATATCCTAACTATGCTCATAGACATGGAACTTTGACATTGCCTGACTGAAGCAATTATTAACTATCTATATACCTAGAAATCATCatcaagaattttttttttaatttctttttcttgtttaaatGATCAATGGGTGTGTTATTATCAAGACCATTTTCAGCTAAAGAACTTGCAAAGAATCATTCATGCATATACATGCAATAATAGGGATaagtttttaaagaaaattgaggaagaggaagagaagCCCAAAAATACCTACCAAGAGATTGAAGCCAGTGAGTGATGCAAATGAAGTGGCCATGGAAGCACTAGAAAGAGGCAACTCTCCAAGATGACCAACAAACATTACAGAAATCACTTGTAGACTATACTGTAATAATCCAGTAATAAAGAGAGGACCTGCCAACCATAACTGTTTCTTCACTTCTTTCACTACTTTCTCCTTcatctctatctctctctttccATCCCACTTTTCATCCCCCACTTCTTTATTATATAGAGCTAGGAACacactattttaatttatttatatcatataaCAGAGAcagataaatttattgaataaaatattatttttattttaatataaaagtttttattaagtagttctttattattataaaatgaacTTTTTTTTAGGAACATATTTTTCTTGCTGCCTGCTATACTGGCAGAATATGGGATCTTCTAAGTATCAAATTCCTTTTCTTATGTTGgggaaaagagagaaaaaggaaatcaaatattttatttatttttaaatcgttataaattaaattttgtggGAGTAAATGAAATTGTAAagatcaaaaaataaaaacataaatttatacaaaaGTCTGAATGTTTTCTGCCATTAGTATTCTGTGtgtttgttttttaaaattatttttatatataaattttgagacatagatttttttgatattatatttatcttttacgtataaaatttatactgATATATAGATGTTAtgtttattgtataattaatttagtaattaataagTAACTTTCCAATTAAGAGTACTCTAAATTGagaaactaattttatttatattttaattaacaactttttaattataaaataaatttttaatcctataaaataatataataattactttttctagtaataattatatatataactaataaatcaGTATATAGAATTTgttgacatatatatttattttttagatataaaaaggattattgataatatcaattttttatatgtaaatattatattgatgtacaacttttatttttattgtataaatttatatttttattaataaattattttactaattaaataaatcaatctATGGACCGTGACTGGCGCTAGAGGATGGGTATGCTTAAGGCTACCGAAACCTGTAACAAGCCTAATTAACTGAAGATCCAAATAAATACATACATTGATTATATACTATTAAAACAATCCAACATTTTACTCATAAATTGgcacataattaaattaatcctCCAGCTAGATTACTAGTAAATATcctataatttttaacaaaccaaattaaaatataagatactAAGTACACTATTACGAAGAGTCtagaatttcaaataatttaaaataccaaagtaagatttaattacaataagccCGAAGGAGAAAGGAAAGTCAAGTTGCAAAAACAAGTTGGCGGAGAACCTAgctgtcacctgaaaaatttaaaattgagattgtcagtctcgagagtgagttaaattcatatatatgaaGTAAAACAACCATAAATATCCATTTGCAATGGTTGATAAATTAATGTGATACATcacaaactaataaataagtatcatagaataatttaaaataattcatttttaactCATAAGGGACAAGCACTTTAACAGAATCCTAACCCTAATACTAGCAGTCTTTCGCTCTTTTATTCCAATAAAACTGATGCCCAGAGAGCGAAATTCAACCAGAGTCTTTAAATCCAGCCTGGTCACTTGATTTCCAATAAAGTcggtgcccagagagcgatgctcgattAGGGAACTTTCTTCCGACAATCAAATTCTCACAGCCAAGAGAGTGTACTCGACTAGGGCAAATCCCAAAAAACTCTTTTTACTACCTGTCTCTGATCAATatcggtgcgcacgcggtcctgatgcaactcATCAGGTAGCATGTTATATTGCCTCCTCATTTCGAGTCAATATGTAATCATAATATCGACATTGcgaaaaatgatatataaatagcaAGCAACTTAACTATTATTCAgtaacttattaaataatattaaacaacACATAATATGCagtcataaatttaattaattaaataaataataaatagataattaacttcataaaacaattatttagatgaataagaaataactaacctaaaatttataaatcaatcaattggatatttaataaataaataattttaagctATAAAtcgattaattaaatatagaataaaaattaataaaaatttccatCAATATCCACcataacaatatatatatatatatataatgataacaatatatgtaataattattaatcgaaattgctatataaaaatttggtATAACACATGTATAGAAGATatgtgattttaactcacagttttgCCGCGCTCCGCAGTCTGCTCCTAGGCCTTAGGTGGAGCTGGCTAGACGAATGGATTatctatttaagaaaataacttaattaataaggTATACATGATTTTTCCTAAGTCTAGACGCCTAGATTAGACTGCCTAAGAAATTCTGACTCgaaaattctaccaaaaactCGGCAAAACCTTCTCTAAAATATGAACATTTACCCCCATATAACAGGTTCAGAACCTgctagaaacacttcaaatatcccaCATTTGTATAACAGAAGTCGGGCCATTAAAACTGCATTATTTTCCCGACTCTGCAACACAATCCACATcacaatatcaaaaataacaattcggcaaaataatattatttcatgATACATCacacaaatatatttttttcgcatttaattcaattaatcatAGCCTCAATTTAAATAACAGACTATTAACTCCTCCTGCAATTAATTTACAGCAATTCTAAGATTAggttactaattaattaaataatttaattaattaattataactaacaattaatacaccaaatattttctaataatttcaaaataatttttaaagttcaaataaaattataccgagccAAAACTCGAACTTCTGCGCGTCCGAAAAGTACTAGGGTTCGAAAGCGTGTACCACCAATGATGTCGGATTTCGAATCCAGAGACGCCTACGCGAAGCTTGAGTTGCGGAAActttaaaaatactaaaattataggCTAAATATTATTGGAAAATGCTAGATCATGGAGGAGGAGATTCTACTCCGATGAGGCTATACAGAGGAAAAACGATTAGAAGGAGCTAACTTGGGGTTTTTGGGGTCCAAGAGTCCGTTTCTGGCATCAGATCAGCAAAGAGACACCAACAAGAGGCTATTTGGTGGCGGTAGCAAGGTGAGTTGACTTTTCCTCCTTGTTGCAGTGTGGAACGACGAGGGGGAGGGAGAGAGACACGAAGTCGGCGAAAAATGGGAGTGGGGAGAAAGCTGCAGCAATTGGAGGAGGTGGCAGTGGCGGTGGCGGTGGGATGGTCGGAAAATGGGAGGGAGTGAGGGAAAAGGAAGGAAAGGATGACAggaagagagaagaagaaggggaagagggaaaagaaattttgttatgcttttttatttaataataaaagatgaaaaatgcAAATGGGTCCCCCCTCCAAGAAGTTACTACAATGACACCCTTGatccaattattttttatttattcatctatgtaaaataattaatcatcaatatttaatgaaatttcgaagaatgaaatgaaattcaAGAAAGGTTGTCAAGGTtggaaggaagaagaaggctTTTCAGCCAGAAAGCAGTCAAGGGAAGCGGGTTATGGGATGAGGTGCTATGGCCCAAGGAGCATAATCGGTTTAAACATCGATAGGGAGATAGAGGTTAATGACTCTTCTTTTCCTCCCGATTGGTAatgatatctctttcttctgcCATTGCGAAACAAGAGAGCTTCCTTcgttaatttaaaaatttatcaaattatccccgataaaaattagagcaattaaaatttaaatttataggtattacattctccctgttttagaaaatttttctccaaatttgaaagaaacaaGGCTTACCTCAAGATTGAAATATTCGAGGGTAGAGCCCTCTCATCTCCTACTCTATTTTCCATATACACTCCTCGGTAGAATGGTTCCACCACAACACCTTGATCATCGGTATAGCTTTGGAGTGCAGTTGGCGAGTGGGAAGGAAGGAAAGGGTTACGGGAAGAGAGAAGAAGGGGAAGggggaaaataa
It encodes the following:
- the LOC8275736 gene encoding protein DETOXIFICATION 16-like, coding for MKEKVVKEVKKQLWLAGPLFITGLLQYSLQVISVMFVGHLGELPLSSASMATSFASLTGFNLLMGMASGLDTLCGQSYGAKQYHMLGIHTQRAMLVLSFISVCLAIIWANTRHILVALHQDPEISQEAGVYACFMIPGLFAYGLLQCLVIFLQTQNNVFPMMLSSGLTTLIHVLVCWALVFKSGLGSRGAALANAISYWINVLVLVLYIKFSTSCNITWIGFSKQALHNIPNFLKIAFPSALMLCLKVWTFEIVVLLSGLLPNPKLQTSVLSICINTFGLVWMIPFGLSAAVSTRVANELGAGNPQAASLAARVVLCMALGEGILVGLLMVVIRRIWGHVYSNKKQVIQNVAAMMPFLAASSFLDAIQSVLSGIARGCGWQKLGAYVNLVSFYLVGIPCAVILAFFTQMKAQGLWLGIISALFLQVFLLFSIAVRTDWAKQANEAAERMEDSGMSSDTIPQG